A window of Haloarcula marismortui ATCC 43049 genomic DNA:
GGCTTCCAGCGGAATCAGGCCGTCCTCGCCAAGGTCGATGGTCTGCTCGATGACACCGTCTTCCCAGTCCCAGAAGTTGAGCCGCTGGCCGTACTTCCCGTCCTCGACATCGTCCAGATCGAAACCGGGGTAGTAGGTTTTCGGGGCGGCCCACTCCGTCGACAGCATCACGTTCTGGCGGGGCTGGTACCAGTAGTCGTAGTTCATCTCGATCTCGCCGGGCGGGTCCCACCGCCCCTGCACCTCGAAGTCGTCGTTCAGTTCGAGGAAGCCGCCGGGCAGGTCGCCGTCGGCGTCGCCCAACATGGAAATCAGAATCTCACCGTCGGGGATGCAGTGGACGGTGTGGGGCGCGGAGAGGTCGTGCTCGTACACCTCTTCCGGTTCGATGACTTTCGTCAGTTCGGGGTCGCGGCGCTCCTTTGTGTCGACGATGTGGATGCGCGAGGACCGCTGACCAGGAATGACGAGATGCCGGCGCTCCAGCCCGTCCATATGACACGAGGAGGAACAGGCGTTCCACCCGAAGTGGTGGAGTTCATCGCCCTTGTTCGGCATCTGGACCCGATTGATTATTTCGCTGTAGGTGTCGGAGTCGGGATCAAGGTCAACGACAGCCAGAAAGTCCGGCGCGTCGACATCCTGACCGACGTGAAGCCCCATCACGTACGCGGTCTGTTCGGGTTCGGCCGCCTCGATGGCGGCCTGCGGAGTGGCATAGCCCGGCCCTTCGTGATCGTGGTCATGGTGGTCGTGTGTCTCGCTCTCGGCTGGCTGCTCTGCATCACTCATGCGTGTTAGTTACAGACACATTACATTTTATCAACGTGTTCCGGCCGAAACAGCCGCTATATGCGTCGCGGTAATGGTGGTGTCCAGAGCGATGGACGGACCACCGCTGGCTTCACGCCAGTTGTCGCCAGTTCCAGGTCGGTTCCCAGCCAAGCAGCCGCTCAGCTTTCGTCGTGTCAATGAGCGCCGTGTAGGGGCTTCCGTCGTCGCCCGTTTGGCCCCGGTAGTCAGCGTCGGAGTACAGCTCCGCCGCGAGTTCAGCGCTCGGTGTCTCAGCGCTGGTGTCTGGAGCCGATACCCAGAGCCGCTCGTGGCCAGCGAACGACGCCTCGATGGCTGCCTCAACGAGCGCAACGGCGTCTGTGACGTGGACATAGCCACAGAGCGTGTTGCGCTGGGTGTGGAAATGGTCAGAGTTCCGGAGTCCGGCGAGGGTACGGTCGGCCTCGACAAACGTCTCCTGAGCCAGGTCATCGTCAACGACCCACGGGAACCGAAGCGATGTGATGGTCTCCGGCGCGTCCGTACTCCGGCGAGCGAACCCGTCGGCGGCGATCTCCAGTGTCTGCTTCCCCATTGCATACGGGTTCGATGGCGTGAGTCGGTGGTCCTCGTCAATCGGAAGGTAGTCGACTGTTATCAGGTCCGGTTCGAACCCGCCGCCAATAGCGCTGAAACTCGACGCCAGCGCAACCGTGTCGATTCCCAGTTCGCCAGCGGCCTCCAACACATGATAGCTGGACATGACGTTGCTCTCGTAGGTCCGGTATCCCGGCGTCTGGTCGGGCGTGGGAATCATTCCGAGGTGGACGACAGTGTCGGCATCGCTCTTTGCGAGTGCACCGTACAGCTCGCCCGCATCGAGCAGGTCCGTCTTGATGTACGCGTCCGAGTGTGCCTCGTCGCACTTGCCACGGGAGAGGTTGACCGTTCGATACCCGGCTGTGGTCAGATGGTCGAGGACGTGCTTGCCAATGCGGCCGTTGCCACCGGTGACGGCGACCGATTCAGGCATGCGAGGGTATGCAGCAGACAGGCCCAAAGGGGTTCCGCCGGAACACGTCGCCGCCAGTCGTCACGCCCCAGCAAGCGCCTTCCGAACGGCGTCCTTGATCGGCGTCTGGTCGATTGGCACGGCATCCTGCAGGTCCATTTCCGGGTCGACCGTGACCGGGTTCCGCATACTCTCGGCCAGCGGCCGAGCGATGGCGTACTGTACGTCTGTCGTGAATCGAAGCCAGTGCGAGGACAGGCCCGGCGTCATCACTGGCACGGGAACAATAAACACCCGCTTGCCCTTCTCGGCGGCGGTAAGTTTCAGCAGCGACTCGTAGGACCACACCGATGGCCCGCCGATGTCGTAGGTCTCGCCACGGGTCTCGTCGGCATCGAGTAACTCCACGAGGTAGCTGATAGCGTCGTCGACGCCGATGGGCTGACACGGCGTTCGGACCCACTTGGGAACGAGCATCAGCGGCAGGCGGTCGGTCAGGTCGTCGACGATCCGGAAGCTCGCGCTCTCCGGGCCGATGATGACCGCCGCCCGGAGCACTGTCAGGTCGAACGACCCCTCCGCCAGCACCGATTCGACTTCGCGCCGCGACGCCAGATGTGGCGAGAGATTCTCCTCGTCGCCGCTGATGCCGCTGAGATAGACAACTCTGTCGACGCCCGCAGCCGACGCGGAGTCCGCGAACCGACGGGCGTAGCGACGGTCTAACTCAGCGAAGTTCTCGGAGGTGAGCGAATGGATAAGATAATACGCGACATCGATATCATCACAGAGGCCATCAAGAGAGTCCGGTTCGCCGAGGTCGCCCTCAAACGGTTCAACCCCCTCGGGAAAGGACTCTTCGCTCGCGCTCCGGGAGAACGCCACCACATCGTGGCCTGCGTCGTCCAGGGCACGAACCAGTCGCCGTCCAATGAATCCGGTCGCACCCATAACGAGCACACGCATGTGTTCGTACCTTGGGTCGGAACCCCAAGGACGTTGCGGCGATTCCCGTGCAGTCCTGTCGATGTCCGGGACCACAGAACGAGACACGTGGTCTATACAGTGGGTCGCAAAAAGCGGGCGGCGAGGGATTTGAACCGAGTGGAGACGGTCGCCCCCGCTTCGCTCGGTCGCTGCGACTCCCCGGGTTCAAACCGCTCTTGTACTGCTATTCGCTCGTCACGTCCGTTCCGCGCAGAATAGCGCACGGCGAGGGATTTGAACCACGGTCGTTCCGCTTCGCTCCACTCCCTGATTCGAATCTTCGCTGCCGGTTCACCCACAGTCTCGCTGTTGCTCGGCAGGTTCGTTACACGGGCGGCGAGGGATTTGAACCCCCGACCATCTGGTCCGGAACCAGGCGTTCTGTCCGCTGAACTAGCCGCCCACAGAAAACGGTATCAGACTGTCCGTCTTAACGGTTGTGAACCGTCAGGGTGACTCGCCGGTCTCGATAGTGAACTCGCTGGTCGGGTACGCGACACAGGTCAGGCAGTACCCCTCTTCCATGTCGTCATCCATCAGCGAGTCGTTGTTGCTGTGGCGAATGTGGTCCGTCGCCGGGCCGTCCTCAATGTGGCCGGCACAGGAGATACACTGGCCTTCGCGGCAAGCGTAGGGAAGGTCCCAGCCTTCCTCTTCGCCGGCGTCGAGAATCGTCTCGTTGTTGGCGACCTCGATTGTCTCGCCTTCCTTGGCGAATTCGATTTCGTAGTACTCGACCTCGTCGTCGGCGATGTCGTCGGGGTCGAAGCCTTCGTCTTCTTCTTCGACCGCTTCACCTTCGCCAAGTTCGCCTTCGGCCTCACCAGCCGGAATCGCTACGGCACCGCCACCACCGATAGAGCGGTTGTACGGCTCCGCAAAGTCAGTCTCGGGGACTGTCGCGGCCCGCTGCTCAAGGACCTCCTGGGAGATGTCTTCCGGTGCCTCCCAACCGGTCCCTTTGGCGTAGTGGAGCGCGACCACTATCAGGGTGAGCGTGGCCCCGGCGGCGAGTCCAACGAGTTCTACCATGTGCACGGCTATGGAATACTGGTTTAATTAGCTGTTGTTTCAGCGCGCGAGCACCGTCGACACCGCTTGACGAAGCAGCCCTCGGCACAGAACGGGGGCACAGAAAGCAACCGCAATCG
This region includes:
- a CDS encoding selenium-binding family protein, whose product is MSDAEQPAESETHDHHDHDHEGPGYATPQAAIEAAEPEQTAYVMGLHVGQDVDAPDFLAVVDLDPDSDTYSEIINRVQMPNKGDELHHFGWNACSSSCHMDGLERRHLVIPGQRSSRIHIVDTKERRDPELTKVIEPEEVYEHDLSAPHTVHCIPDGEILISMLGDADGDLPGGFLELNDDFEVQGRWDPPGEIEMNYDYWYQPRQNVMLSTEWAAPKTYYPGFDLDDVEDGKYGQRLNFWDWEDGVIEQTIDLGEDGLIPLEARFLHTPESTHGYVGAALSSNIIHFHESDGRYHAEPVIEFDDREHEGWDMPVPALVTDILISMDDRYLFGSSWLHGEVWMYDISDPSNPRKADSISIGGYFGDIEQVQGRDIVAGPQMLQLSLDGERLYWTTSLFSSWDNQFFPEEAEKGSVMLKADVDPRTGTMSLDRDFLVDFGDLPEGPARAHEIRWPDGDCTSDVWQ
- a CDS encoding 2Fe-2S iron-sulfur cluster-binding protein, which codes for MVELVGLAAGATLTLIVVALHYAKGTGWEAPEDISQEVLEQRAATVPETDFAEPYNRSIGGGGAVAIPAGEAEGELGEGEAVEEEDEGFDPDDIADDEVEYYEIEFAKEGETIEVANNETILDAGEEEGWDLPYACREGQCISCAGHIEDGPATDHIRHSNNDSLMDDDMEEGYCLTCVAYPTSEFTIETGESP
- a CDS encoding NAD-dependent epimerase/dehydratase family protein, encoding MPESVAVTGGNGRIGKHVLDHLTTAGYRTVNLSRGKCDEAHSDAYIKTDLLDAGELYGALAKSDADTVVHLGMIPTPDQTPGYRTYESNVMSSYHVLEAAGELGIDTVALASSFSAIGGGFEPDLITVDYLPIDEDHRLTPSNPYAMGKQTLEIAADGFARRSTDAPETITSLRFPWVVDDDLAQETFVEADRTLAGLRNSDHFHTQRNTLCGYVHVTDAVALVEAAIEASFAGHERLWVSAPDTSAETPSAELAAELYSDADYRGQTGDDGSPYTALIDTTKAERLLGWEPTWNWRQLA
- a CDS encoding NAD(P)H-binding protein yields the protein MRVLVMGATGFIGRRLVRALDDAGHDVVAFSRSASEESFPEGVEPFEGDLGEPDSLDGLCDDIDVAYYLIHSLTSENFAELDRRYARRFADSASAAGVDRVVYLSGISGDEENLSPHLASRREVESVLAEGSFDLTVLRAAVIIGPESASFRIVDDLTDRLPLMLVPKWVRTPCQPIGVDDAISYLVELLDADETRGETYDIGGPSVWSYESLLKLTAAEKGKRVFIVPVPVMTPGLSSHWLRFTTDVQYAIARPLAESMRNPVTVDPEMDLQDAVPIDQTPIKDAVRKALAGA